The genomic segment GGTTTGAAAGAAGCAGGAAAATAagttttttcgaggttatttttcaGTATTGAGGTTTGAGTACTTTGAGGTTTGAATGTAGCAggtttttcgaggttatttttcaGTATTGAGGTTTGAGTACTTTGAGGTTTGAATGTAGCAGGAAAATAGGCCTTTTTTAGGTTATTTTTCAGTATTGAGAGCATATAAAGAGCCCATTACTGTCAATGTATATGTTTATCGTGGCATGGGGCAATAAACATACACCTTACCTAACCTGTCGTGGGCAAGATTCTACTCACGCATGAAGATTCTGTTCTTATTCGCCATCACTTGATTGGGTTTGCATCTAGACTACGAATTAAGGAATTCGCACCTGTTTTCGCTTTATcttaaacagaaaaaaaaaacttaaacaaaatttttttaattgtcccCTAAATCTATTTTTTTCCTTCTGTGTCAGCAAACATTTGAAGCCTGGACAAATGTTTTCTTAGTAGCTGCCGCTGTGTTATGTGGATGTGGCTTCCTCTATGTCTGCTTTGCTGATTCTACCCTTCAAAAATGGAATGACAATCAAGCCAGCACTGATGAAGATAAACGAGAACAACTGATGAAGGAGGacactgaaagaaaaatttcctaaatagATTTGGTGCAAATTCTCAGTCATGGTTATGTTAAATAAAACAGGGAGTATTAAAATAGCTAACACACTCTTTTGCCATTAGGTATAAAAGCGGATATGAatatggatataagaaaataatcaAATATTGCTTTTTCTGAGAATTTACTGGAGAATTTGTGGTAATACACAAAacaattgtaaattttttgtacaatttcaaatttttattatcgTTGATTACCCAAAAGTGGAGTTTGTCATCACAAaagatgtttttatttttttcttttagaatGTCTGCATAAGGATTTAAttattacaaaaataattttgtggAACCAAATGTAAAGTCTTATGGtataaaacttaaaacaaatattttttatagttCCCAAGGAACACGACCAAGTGGGCTGGACTTCCAATCATCAtctgaaagcaaaaaaaaacattcagttTGCAAAGCGATAATTTTAACTCTAAAGAATTGAAACATATATAATAATTCATTATAAAAGTGAGCTTAAGGAAAGTCGACAAGGTACAGAGTATCGCAGCGGTGCTGTTATCGAGAGCAAGAAGGATCCCCGCGAGAGGAGCTGGGCAAAACGGGACTTTATAGGGCCCGcctccgatttgctgaaatgtgggttGGCCCCAGGAACACTAATCTGAGTCCTTTTTTGAAGCAAAGGCCAAAGGACCTCATTAGGGCCGAAAAACTCCCCTCAACGAAAAGTGctccaacctaggcaatatgaaTAAAAAACGAAAGGTATGAatgagtagaatacaaatgtgtaaaaattatttcaaaaggGGAAGTACCTAAGGGCCCCGAAACTTTTGAACCCCCTAACCTATTGACAATTAGATTACTAATGTGGTAGAGTATTGTACATAACAattcaatatgaaaaaaattttaacatttttatacccaccactgaaggataggggtatattcattttgtcattccgattgcaacgcatcgaaatatctatttccaaccctataaagtatatattttcttgactaacgtaaaaatctaagacgatctagccatgtccgtccatctgtccgtccatctgtccgtccatctgtccgtccgtctgtctgttgaaatcacgctacagtcttaaaaaataaagatattgagctgaaactttgcactgattgttttttttttttgtctataagcaggttaagtttgaagatgggctatatcagactatatcttgataatagcccccatatagactgatatgccgatttagggtctaaggcccataaaagccacatttattatccgattttgctgaaatgtgggacagtgagttgtgcgaagcctttcgacatacttcttcaatttggcccagatcggtccacatttgaatatagctgccatatagaccgatctttcgatttaaggtcttttggcccatagaaggcgcatttattgtccgatgttgccaaaatttaggaaagtgagttgtgtaaggcccctctacatctttctacaatttggcctaggtcggtccagatttgtatatagctgccatatggaccgatctcacgatttaaggttttgggcccctaaaaggcgcatttattttccgatgtcgtcgaaatttgagacagtgagttgtattaagcccttcgacatctttcttcaatttggcccagatcggttcacatttggatatagttgcaatatagaccgatcttacgatttaaggttttgggcccataaaatgagcatttaatgtccaatgtcgccgaaatgtgggtcagtgagttgtgttaggcccttcgacatcaatttggcccagatcggtttagatttggatatagctgccatataaaccgatctctcgatttaaagtattggccccataaaaagttcatttataatccggttttgccgaaatttgacacagtgacttatgttaggcttttcgacatccatgtcgtttatgtttcagatcagtctatatttgaatatagctaccaaaaagaccaatattttgttgtacaaaattgaacaatgacttgtttttattagaccactcaatgtccgtgccgaatttggtccaaatcggaccatatttcgatatagctgctatgtaggcataaactatgcattttcacgggattataacgaaaggtgctttacatgtatacccgaggtggtgggtatccaacgttcGACCCGGcagaacttgacgcctttttacttaaactagggtactaaaactacactttcctaagggaaaggttactaaaactacttttcctAAGGTaaatgttactaaaactaccctttctttgggaaagggtactaaaactaccttttcctaaaggaaagggtactaaaactacccttccaaagggaaagggtactaaaactaccttttcctaagCGAAAGGGTgccaaaactacactttcctaagggaaaggaaaggcttctaaaactaccatttcctaaagaaagggtacttaaactactctttcataagggaaagggtacttaaactattctttcctaagggaaagaggtactaaaactaccctttttcaagggaaagggtactaaaactaccctttcctaaagaaagggtactcaaactacacTTTTCTCAGGGAAAATActcttttccttaggaaagggtactaaaactatcctttttttagggaacgggtactaaaaataccccttcctaatggaaagggtactaaaactaccgttcccgagggaaagggtacttaagctaCCTTTCCCTAAGCGAAAGAAAGtatcctttcctaagggaaaggatactaaagctaccctttcctaagggaaagggtactaaaacttccctttcataagggaaagggtacttaaactaccctttcctaagggaaagaggtactaaaactacacctaTTCAAGGGAAAGtggactaaaactaccttttcctaagggaaagggtaatgaaactacACTTGTCTCAGAGAAagagttctaaaactaccctttctttagggaaagggtactaaaactacccttttctaaggtaAAGGGTaggaggtactaaaactaccctttactaagGTATAGGGTagggggtactaaaattaccctgtcccaagggaaagggttatAAAGCCAGGTTTTTCTAAGGAAAATAAAACTACGCTtgcctaagggaaagggtacttaaactacgcttgccttaggaaaagggtactaaaactaccctttcccatggaatgggtactaaaattgcccttttctaagggaaaaggtacttaaacttaaaccttttctaaaggaaaggaCAATAAAACTACCCCTGCCTAAAGGAAATGCCGATAAAACTACCCTGTCCTCAaagaaagcgtactaaaactaccccttcatATAGGAAAGTGAAACTACCCTTACCTAAAAAGGAATACTACTCCTTCTGAAAGACAGGATTGAAAGTAAAAACTTGCCAAGGAGCTCACAGCTAGTCAGCCGCCTCATTTCACGGTTGGAAGAAGCTCAAGCTCCATGCATTTCCTAGCCAGTTTCGAACTAGCAATTCCCGACCGCAGAGCCTTAAGCACTGCCTGATGGTTCATGTACATCGTGACTGTCCGATCGGTGGCATCAGGACGTCGACGATGCCCGAAATATGGCCCCATGGCCTTTAATTTCTAGAAACTTCCATCTGGACTCGTGTGTACCAAAGATCGAAGGAAATACGGGATACCTTCAGACCAGAGGTCACTCTCTGGGTGACGTCCGATCCGTAAACGGGGAAGACTCTCCGGTTACATTTTGTTGGGGCAAAGGTCCGCGGAAACCCTAGGGTCGAAAAACTCCCCCTCAATGGGAAGTGATTCAAGCTAGACAATAGGCATATAAAGTAGATTAGCATacaagtagattacaaatacaaacaaaaatgtctaaaaatttGACCCGGGATGGATCCAAAGGGTCTTGATATAGTGAACCTCTTAAtctaggcaaaaaatgatatcaaatggaaatggaaaaaattaaaaaaattttttataggacAATAAGAGAACttttttccttttggaaagatttgttttagtaccctatcccgCAGAAAAGTGTgattttagaaccctttcccttaggaaagcaTCGTTTTAGTACACTCTCCCTTAGGAAAGGATAATTTCAGTACCTTTTCCTTTATGAAAgagcagttttagtaccttttctctTAGGAAAGGATAGGTTAAATACCCTTTTTCTTCAccaatggcagccggttttacgtaccggattgaccagatggattccttcatcggcaagggctgccgcctcagtgtacaacaaactgctacaataacaaaaacaacccTTTCTCTTAGGAAAAGATAGTTTAAGTACTCTTTTCTTAGCAAGGgattgttttagtaccccttcctttcGGAAAGGTTAGTTTAATCTGAATTAAAAGGCGATTTCTGCAGTAAGTGAAGATCAAGATTTCGATGGGGGATCATATAGACATCTCACAACTTGGTTTTTCCAGTTGAAAAAATAGCGAACAGAACAAAACAcacgaaagtttttttttcaatttgccccaTTGGTGCCCCGGTAGCCGAATTGGTAGCGTAcatggattaccagtgcaggggttgtgggttcgattcccgccagaagcctttgTCTGTCGCTACCGTGGTGTCACAatagacttaaaattgtctaagtgagcttttaaaaggactgccactcttaccttaccttacctatcTATAAATAAATTCTAACACGTACCTTCTACTACAGACCACAAGCCATATGTTTTCGATTGCGACGTATATGTCAATTTATCATCATCTAAGTCCATTGCGGAAACGTCATTGCTTTTTACATGTTTCAACAAATCATCAACGGTGTAAACTGTGGGGCTGTTATTTTGAAGCTTATCCGCTTCAATATTTTCATTGAAGAAGCAATCGATTAATTTTGTAAATGTTTCCATTTCATGACTTTTTAATGTCGGTACTATAAGCGGCAGTATACTaagaattggaaaaaaaatgcttAATGTGACAGGTCTTCTATATTCGTGGCAAGTATTTTACTTACTTTTTTAATATGGGGGCGGTGTATTCATTGATAACTTCCAAGCGCTCCTCTAGAAAGTCACGTTCAAATACCCAAACCCATGGCCGACGAAAATGATCTCCAAACAAAAAGGTTCTCTTCATGGCAACTCCACTGTATATATACAATTCTCTTGTAGCTGCGGATATTTCGGTGAGATTGGAGTATGAAAATGGTGGctctttaatttttgtattctaTTGAAAGAAGAATCGTTTAGAAAATGTAAGTGTTAAATGAACAGACCTTGTCTAAAATATACGAAATGTTTAAATTTCGTGTTATAAAAATTTCCGCCTCCAAGCTATATAACCAAATAAAGCTTAATTTATGTAGTCCCAATATTATACCTCATCCATTTCCGCTTTGTACATTTGCTTGCATTTTTGAAAAGCTTTAAATCCATTTATAATCTGTACGGCCCAGAAACTGGAGGCCAATCGCTTTGTTGTGTCGGCAATGGGATTCTCTGCTATCTCGATAAAGGCCAAAAACAAATCATCTAGGAAACCATAAATTGCCAACATGCGAAATAATGTTTGATTAACTGTTATAAGAGACTCCATCTCTTTAGCTGAATCTTCAATGCCAAAGATCGTAAAGAAGTATCGCATTCTGAGTAAAGCAGcaatatatatatcagatatATCCTTAATGGCCACATCACGTTTAACCAGAGAATGCAACTTCTTCGCAATATGATCGAAAATTTCCTGTAAATTTGTCAGGTTATTCTCCGTGTAGTATGCTTTAACAATGTGAAAACGTTTGCCGTGCAAATGGCGTTTAAGGGCTTTTACATTCATTGCACCCTTCATGTGGCCTTCAAGAGCGGCATCGTAAATTTCGAATAGAGCTGAAACattgtcatcaaaattggtctTGTCCTTACGCCGTATACGTGTTGCATCCACATCACACATGCTATTTAACTGAGTTACCCAATAGTAGTCATGCAGCCATCCAATGCAATATTCAGCTGTATTTCGCAACACCTGCAATGGTGGCAGAACTTGACCGTGTGCACAAATGTGACGCAAATCGACCACGAATGATTCAAGCCCCAATTCCTTGGCCGTCTGATACATGGTTCTCATATTGTGCGTTTGCATTATGGAGGACATGAAATTGAAGAAACGTGTAAAGGCGTTGGCGTACAATGTTTGTAAATCTTCGGCTGAGTATATTGTGTCGGGATGATCCTTTTGTTGTACTTCGATAATGACGGCTGTGGCCAAAACTGCTGCTGGACATTGAGTGCTGCGTCGCAAATTCCATATGCGTATCTCAGCAAGAGCTTGCTGGCGTGTGGCTGCCGAATAATTTTCGCCAAATAACCACTGGTATACTTTTTGAAATTCTGATCTATTCACAAGTGGAAGACATCAAAATGTATGGTCTAGAAAAGAATAGGCATGTACATACTTGTTTTTCCATGGTCCCACTACGGTTCGCCGTTTGGTGGTGATTTCGGTGACATTCTGCATCATTTCATAATTTATGGTGTTATCCAATTCCATAGCTTTTGTTAGAAATCTTAAAAGAATATTAAATTAATATTATTTATGTTGCACGTGTTGGTTGTAATCAAGTTTAGCagtttagttttagtaaacACAAACAGCTGATCTATGCAGTTTTGGAAAGCCCGCTAATTATCACACAAGGTAGAGCAATAAAAGGTATGGTCATACTCTCAGCAATGGCATATTTAGCAGGTAGGGTACCGTTAACAGCTGACTACAATTTTTTCTtgtgaagtgcactatctgtcaaagagTTTTGGTCAAAGAGTTTTGGtggtgtgtgtattatagttaagaaccatacacacacaaacaatgaaaaatggcgcgaaccaTTAacgtacacaaaatcagagttgcagtaatcactgattttgacagatagtgcactcaatatttcgttgttgggcaactgtcactacctgtaaatgaatatatcatgCTCTCAGCAGAGTTAACTCATATAATCATATAAGGTAATATCACTGGCTCAATAATAAAATCAACAATACAAATCTTTGGGAAATGTCGTGCAGAATCCCACTTCTGTCTACTCCCGAAGTATTTTGGAGCAAATAGGCAAGAGTAAACAGCATTCCCGGCACGGAATGACTATTATCACCATACGGTTTGAAACTCTGAGCTACGATTTGTAtggtgttaggttaggtaaggttggaaagagggtgcagatattaatccgccccatgtcactatagacatacacctaagccagtaatcggcttgttgtgtgctctaaatacaaaaaagtaacctttaaaaaaaatttaagtaaggaattccgtgctacttacaaaatccttaattgttttcaataccactcccctaagttggttcatgtcttgtatTATCTCCATCTATGTGCCGGTATctcttagacgcgaaagccgggcaatgacaaaggaaatgctccaacgtctcgtcatcttccccgcatgccctacacatgctatcacttgccgcaccaattttacataagtgagctcgtaatcctatgtgtcccaatagctatactgaccttgcttcctttcagttatagcctcgtcttttcatgatctggatcccccataggattttcaccgtacttccgaccgtttcactcttccacaatgttgcatgcgcattcgtcgcccactcctttaactcggactgcatcgacccgaatggcttcgggttaatcaagtttattgacggcagtcccctggcattaacgccaaatcgtctgccctttcacttccccttactccgttatggcccggcacccaaacgatgcggatttttccaccctcagagaaggcgttaatctccttcttacactgcaagactgttcgtgaacttaccgtcctggttgttattgccattttactgtcggtaaagatgttcacactcgacgtactcgcgttagcaccataccactttacgcattccgtgatcgcccggatctccgcctgcaggaccgtattatggtcaggcagcctaaaacagatctcagtccctgggttctcaatataaaccccccaggcgcactctgtcctctagctttgatccatcagtgtaacatgatcttccagatggcaatactagggtttcgtcaatccaagactgtgccgatggcagcggtgcctcgcactcgacttcaaggtgcATTtctggtatccgattggaaacttctttccttccttccaggtttcctatcgtcgcctcgattataccgcgatggtatgaactgctcccatcatcaatccattctcccatcgccttaagtttcatagccgcagtggctgccccacacttaatctgtatgtcaatgggtcggatatctagaatagtcttcagtgccatagtgggcgttgtcctcatcgctccgcctatgccaagacaacatgttattcgaacctgttgtatggtccttatgttgcactttttctccatagcagtccaccaaacttctgatgcgtaagcaagtattggtctaaccacGCTTCTGTGGAGCCAGTGGATTCAGGATTCAggattctcggattcaggccccattccgagcctacggcccgtctacatagtgtccaacatctgcgagccttctctttacgctcttgaatgtgacacttccaattcagagtccttttaccttgtcagatatcgaaatcgt from the Stomoxys calcitrans chromosome 1, idStoCalc2.1, whole genome shotgun sequence genome contains:
- the LOC106086596 gene encoding uncharacterized protein LOC106086596 — its product is MELDNTINYEMMQNVTEITTKRRTVVGPWKNKSEFQKVYQWLFGENYSAATRQQALAEIRIWNLRRSTQCPAAVLATAVIIEVQQKDHPDTIYSAEDLQTLYANAFTRFFNFMSSIMQTHNMRTMYQTAKELGLESFVVDLRHICAHGQVLPPLQVLRNTAEYCIGWLHDYYWVTQLNSMCDVDATRIRRKDKTNFDDNVSALFEIYDAALEGHMKGAMNVKALKRHLHGKRFHIVKAYYTENNLTNLQEIFDHIAKKLHSLVKRDVAIKDISDIYIAALLRMRYFFTIFGIEDSAKEMESLITVNQTLFRMLAIYGFLDDLFLAFIEIAENPIADTTKRLASSFWAVQIINGFKAFQKCKQMYKAEMDENTKIKEPPFSYSNLTEISAATRELYIYSGVAMKRTFLFGDHFRRPWVWVFERDFLEERLEVINEYTAPILKNILPLIVPTLKSHEMETFTKLIDCFFNENIEADKLQNNSPTVYTVDDLLKHVKSNDVSAMDLDDDKLTYTSQSKTYGLWSVVEDDDWKSSPLGRVPWEL